From a single Loxodonta africana isolate mLoxAfr1 chromosome 9, mLoxAfr1.hap2, whole genome shotgun sequence genomic region:
- the REXO4 gene encoding RNA exonuclease 4 isoform X1 — protein sequence MVKAKVPAPRRARSSPAAKPGPVGRLRRRKNRRGQLGKSKAREVNKKQGSGPRLVLRPPKAPEDFSQNWKALQELLKQKPQTPEKPLVTSQMGFKKQPKVTQQNRSVGSDPAEGGKVEQPRPAGSSGPEASGGSEPAGSPRARKAPAPPTEAPRPEPDEKEAAKRTPHGAISPTRGDTKQKRQKAEVAAPALPTEDDIWFDDVDPEDIEAAIGPEAANIARKRLGQRKSSITLVKEQGFSGLTRALALDCEMVGVGPKGEESIAARVSIVNQHGKCVYDKYIRPAEPVTDYRTAVSGIRPENLKQGEELAVVQEEVAEMLKGRILVGHALHNDLKVLFLDHPKKKVRDTQKYKPFKSQVKSGRPSLKLLSQKILGIRVQEQEHCSIQDAQAAMRLYIMVKKEWESAARDKLTTAAAPDSHRT from the exons ATGGTGAAGGCGAAGGTGCCGGCCCCCAGGCGCGCCCGGAGCAGCCCTGCAGCCAAACCAGGGCCTGTCGGGAGGCTTCGTAGGAGGAAAAACAGGAGGGGGCAGTTGGGGAAAAGCAAAGCTCGGGAGGTCAACAAGAAACAGGGGAGCGGCCCCCGCCTCGTGCTGCGACCTCCGAAGGCGCCCGAAGACTTTTCCCAAAACTGGAAGGCGCTGCAAGAG CTGCTGAAACAAAAACCACAGACCCCAGAAAAGCCTCTCGTTACCTCTCAGATGGGTTTCAAAAAGCAGCCCAAAGTGACCCAGCAAAACAGAAGTGTGGGCTCAGACCCTGCAGAGGGAGGCAAGGTGGAGCAGCCCAGGCCTGCCGGGAGCTCAGGCCCGGAGGCCAGTGGGGGCTCTGAGCCTGCAGGATCCCCGAGGGCCAGGAAGGCGCCGGCACCTCCCACAGAGGCCCCCAGACCAGAGCCTGATGAGAAGGAAGCTGCGAAAAGGACACCGCATGGCGCCATTTCTCCAACACGAGGGGACACCAAGCAGAAGAGGCAGAAAGCCGAGGTGGCAGCTCCAGCCCTGCCCACGGA GGACGACATCTGGTTTGACGATGTGGACCCGGAGGACATCGAGGCTGCCATAGGCCCAGAGGCTGCCAACATCGCAAGGAAGAGGCTGGGTCAGCGCAAAAGCAGCATCACCCTGGTGAAGGAGCAGGGCTTCAGCGG CCTGACCAGAGCCCTGGCCCTGGACTGTGAGATGGTGGGCGTGGGTCCCAAGGGCGAGGAGAGCATTGCTGCCCGCGTGTCCATTGTGAACCAGCACGGGAAGTGTGTTTACGACAAATACATCCGACCAGCAGAGCCTGTGACAGACTACAGGACGGCGGTCAGTGGGATCCGGCCAGAGAACCTCAAGCAGG GGGAAGAACTTGCGGTTGTCCAGGAGGAAGTGGCGGAAATGCTGAAGGGCAGGATTCTGGTTGGACACGCGCTGCATAACGACTTGAAG GTACTGTTTCTTGATCACCCAAAAAAGAAGGTCCGGGACACACAGAAATACAAGCCTTTCAAGAGTCAAGTGAAG AGTGGAAGGCCGTCCCTGAAACTGCTGTCACAGAAGATCCTGGGCATCAGAGTGCAGGAGCAGGAACATTGCTCG ATTCAAGATGCCCAGGCAGCAATGAGACTCTACATCATGGTGAAGAAGGAGTGGGAAAGCGCCGCCAGAGACAAGCTCACAACTGCTGCCGCGCCAGACAGCCACCGCACGTAA
- the REXO4 gene encoding RNA exonuclease 4 isoform X3 — translation MVKAKVPAPRRARSSPAAKPGPVGRLRRRKNRRGQLGKSKAREVNKKQGSGPRLVLRPPKAPEDFSQNWKALQEDPRGPGRRRHLPQRPPDQSLMRRKLRKGHRMAPFLQHEGTPSRRGRKPRWQLQPCPRREELAVVQEEVAEMLKGRILVGHALHNDLKVLFLDHPKKKVRDTQKYKPFKSQVKSGRPSLKLLSQKILGIRVQEQEHCSIQDAQAAMRLYIMVKKEWESAARDKLTTAAAPDSHRT, via the exons ATGGTGAAGGCGAAGGTGCCGGCCCCCAGGCGCGCCCGGAGCAGCCCTGCAGCCAAACCAGGGCCTGTCGGGAGGCTTCGTAGGAGGAAAAACAGGAGGGGGCAGTTGGGGAAAAGCAAAGCTCGGGAGGTCAACAAGAAACAGGGGAGCGGCCCCCGCCTCGTGCTGCGACCTCCGAAGGCGCCCGAAGACTTTTCCCAAAACTGGAAGGCGCTGCAAGAG GATCCCCGAGGGCCAGGAAGGCGCCGGCACCTCCCACAGAGGCCCCCAGACCAGAGCCTGATGAGAAGGAAGCTGCGAAAAGGACACCGCATGGCGCCATTTCTCCAACACGAGGGGACACCAAGCAGAAGAGGCAGAAAGCCGAGGTGGCAGCTCCAGCCCTGCCCACGGA GGGAAGAACTTGCGGTTGTCCAGGAGGAAGTGGCGGAAATGCTGAAGGGCAGGATTCTGGTTGGACACGCGCTGCATAACGACTTGAAG GTACTGTTTCTTGATCACCCAAAAAAGAAGGTCCGGGACACACAGAAATACAAGCCTTTCAAGAGTCAAGTGAAG AGTGGAAGGCCGTCCCTGAAACTGCTGTCACAGAAGATCCTGGGCATCAGAGTGCAGGAGCAGGAACATTGCTCG ATTCAAGATGCCCAGGCAGCAATGAGACTCTACATCATGGTGAAGAAGGAGTGGGAAAGCGCCGCCAGAGACAAGCTCACAACTGCTGCCGCGCCAGACAGCCACCGCACGTAA
- the REXO4 gene encoding RNA exonuclease 4 isoform X2, translated as MGFKKQPKVTQQNRSVGSDPAEGGKVEQPRPAGSSGPEASGGSEPAGSPRARKAPAPPTEAPRPEPDEKEAAKRTPHGAISPTRGDTKQKRQKAEVAAPALPTEDDIWFDDVDPEDIEAAIGPEAANIARKRLGQRKSSITLVKEQGFSGLTRALALDCEMVGVGPKGEESIAARVSIVNQHGKCVYDKYIRPAEPVTDYRTAVSGIRPENLKQGEELAVVQEEVAEMLKGRILVGHALHNDLKVLFLDHPKKKVRDTQKYKPFKSQVKSGRPSLKLLSQKILGIRVQEQEHCSIQDAQAAMRLYIMVKKEWESAARDKLTTAAAPDSHRT; from the exons ATGGGTTTCAAAAAGCAGCCCAAAGTGACCCAGCAAAACAGAAGTGTGGGCTCAGACCCTGCAGAGGGAGGCAAGGTGGAGCAGCCCAGGCCTGCCGGGAGCTCAGGCCCGGAGGCCAGTGGGGGCTCTGAGCCTGCAGGATCCCCGAGGGCCAGGAAGGCGCCGGCACCTCCCACAGAGGCCCCCAGACCAGAGCCTGATGAGAAGGAAGCTGCGAAAAGGACACCGCATGGCGCCATTTCTCCAACACGAGGGGACACCAAGCAGAAGAGGCAGAAAGCCGAGGTGGCAGCTCCAGCCCTGCCCACGGA GGACGACATCTGGTTTGACGATGTGGACCCGGAGGACATCGAGGCTGCCATAGGCCCAGAGGCTGCCAACATCGCAAGGAAGAGGCTGGGTCAGCGCAAAAGCAGCATCACCCTGGTGAAGGAGCAGGGCTTCAGCGG CCTGACCAGAGCCCTGGCCCTGGACTGTGAGATGGTGGGCGTGGGTCCCAAGGGCGAGGAGAGCATTGCTGCCCGCGTGTCCATTGTGAACCAGCACGGGAAGTGTGTTTACGACAAATACATCCGACCAGCAGAGCCTGTGACAGACTACAGGACGGCGGTCAGTGGGATCCGGCCAGAGAACCTCAAGCAGG GGGAAGAACTTGCGGTTGTCCAGGAGGAAGTGGCGGAAATGCTGAAGGGCAGGATTCTGGTTGGACACGCGCTGCATAACGACTTGAAG GTACTGTTTCTTGATCACCCAAAAAAGAAGGTCCGGGACACACAGAAATACAAGCCTTTCAAGAGTCAAGTGAAG AGTGGAAGGCCGTCCCTGAAACTGCTGTCACAGAAGATCCTGGGCATCAGAGTGCAGGAGCAGGAACATTGCTCG ATTCAAGATGCCCAGGCAGCAATGAGACTCTACATCATGGTGAAGAAGGAGTGGGAAAGCGCCGCCAGAGACAAGCTCACAACTGCTGCCGCGCCAGACAGCCACCGCACGTAA